The Neurospora crassa OR74A linkage group IV, whole genome shotgun sequence genome has a segment encoding these proteins:
- a CDS encoding NADPH-cytochrome P450 reductase: MAELDTLDLVVLAAILLGTVAYFTKGKLWGVTKDPYASSLANASGAKAGKTRNIVEKMEEQGKNCIIFYGSQTGTAEDYASRLAKEGKSRFGLETMVADLEEYDFDNLDTIPDDKVVFFVLATYGEGEPTDNAVDFYEFITNEDVNFTEGNEPALGNLNYVTFGLGNNTYEHYNSMVRNVDKALQKLGAHRIGDAGEGDDGAGTMEEDFLAWKEPMWKALAERMGLEEREAVYEPVFSIIEREGLTKESPEVYLGEPNKMHLDGTAKGPFNAHNPYIAPIAQSYELFSVKDRNCLHMDIDISASNLNYQTGDHIAVWPTNPGEEVDRFMNVLGLSEKRHTVVSVKALEPTAKVPFPTPTTYDAIVRYHMEICAPVSRQFLAQLAAFAPDAEARAEMTKLGAEKDYFYEKISLHHLNIARVLDIVGKGQKWTNIPFSAFIEGITKLQPRYYSISSSSLEQPKTISITAVVENTQLPGRDDPFRGVATNYLLALKQKQNGEPEPCPFGLSYELTGPRNKYDGIHVPVHVRHSNFKLPSDPSKPIICIGPGTGVAPMRGFIRERVQQAKNGEKVGKTLLFFGCRKSTEDFMYKNEWEEAKEILGDNFELITAFSREGPKKVYVQHRLKERAEEINQLLEQKAYFYVCGDAANMAREVNTVLSQIISEQRGIPEAKAEEIVKNMRSSNQYQEDVWS; encoded by the exons ATGGCCGAACTCGACACGCTGGACCTCGTGGTCCTGGCGGCCATCCTTCTCGGAACGGTCGCCTACTTCACAAAAGGCAAACTGTGGGGCGTTACAAAGGATCCTTATGCGAGCTCTCTGGCCAATGCCAGCGGCGCAAAGGCTGGCAAGACAAGAAACATtgtggagaagatggaggagcaGGGCAAGAACTGCATCATTTTCTACGGATCTCAAACCGGTACTGCTGAGGATTATGCTTCAAGACTGGCCAAGGAGGGCAAGAGCCGGTTCGGCCTTGAAACCATGGTTGCTGACCTTGAGGAATACGACTTCGACAATCTTGATACCATTCCTGACGACAAGGTGGTGTTCTTCGTACTCGCCACCTATGGTGAGGGTGAGCCTACTGATAACGCTGTGGATTTCTACGAGTTCATCACCAACGAAGACGTCAACTTCACGGAGGGCAACGAACCCGCGCTTGGCAACCTGAACTATGTCACGTTCGGTCTCGGAAACAACACCTATGAGCACTACAACTCCATGGTTCGCAATGTGGACAAGGCTCTCCAGAAGCTGGGTGCCCACCGTATCGGAGATGCTGgcgagggtgatgatggcgctGGTACCATGGAAGAAGATTTCTTGGCCTGGAAGGAACCCATGTGGAAGGCTCTCGCCGAGAGGATGGGTTTGGAGGAGCGCGAGGCCGTTTACGAGCCCGTCTTCAGCATCATCGAAAGGGAGGGCCTGACCAAGGAGTCCCCTGAAGTCTATCTCGGTGAACCCAACAAGATGCATCTCGACGGAACCGCCAAGGGCCCCTTCAACGCCCACAACCCGTACATCGCTCCCATCGCCCAGTCCTACGAGCTCTTCTCCGTCAAGGACCGCAACTGTCTCCACATGGATATCGATATCAGCGCCTCTAACCTCAACTACCAGACTGGTGACCACATCGCTGTTTGGCCCACGAACCCTGGTGAGGAGGTCGATCGCTTCATGAACGTCCTGGGTCTTTCCGAAAAGCGCCACACTGTTGTCAGCGTCAAGGCTCTCGAGCCTACCGCCAAGGTTCCCTTCCCGACTCCCACCACCTACGACGCTATCGTTCGCTACCACATGGAAATCTGCGCTCCCGTGTCTCGTCAATTCCTCGCCCAACTCGCTGCTTTTGCTCCCGATGCGGAGGCAAGGGCCGAGATGACCAAGCTCGGCGCCGAAAAGGATTACTTCTACGAGAAGATCAGTCTTCACCATCTCAACATTGCCAGAGTCTTGGATATTGTTGGCAAGGGTCAGAAATGGACCAACATCCCCTTCTCTGCTTTTATTGAGGGTATCACCAAGCTTCAGCCCCGCTACTACTCCATCTCGTCCTCATCCCTTGAACAGCCCAAGACGATTTCCATCACTGCCGTTGTCGAAAATACCCAGCTTCCTGGTCGTGATGACCCCTTCCGCGGTGTTGCCACCAACTACCTCCTCGCGCTCAAACAGAAGCAGAACGGCGAGCCCGAACCTTGCCCTTTTGGTCTTTCCTACGAACTCACTGGCCCCCGTAACAAGTACGATGGTATCCACGTCCCCGTTCATGTCCGCCACTCCAACTTCAAGCTCCCCTCGGATCCATCCAAGCCCATCATCTGCATTGGTCCCGGTACTGGTGTAGCGCCCATGCGTGGCTTCATCCGTGAGCGCGTGCAGCAGGCCAAGAACGGCGAGAAGGTTGGCAAGACTCTGCTCTTCTTTGGCTGTCGCAAGTCTACCGAGGACTTCATGTACAAGAACGAATGGGAG GAAGCCAAGGAGATCCTCGGCGACAACTTCGAGCTCATCACCGCCTTCTCCCGCGAGGGCCCCAAGAAGGTCTACGTCCAGCACCGTCTCAAGGAAAGGGCCGAGGAGATCAACCAGCTTCTCGAGCAAAAGGCCTACTTCTACGTCTGCGGCGACGCTGCCAACATGGCGCGCGAGGTCAACACCGTTCTGAGCCAGATCATTTCCGAACAACGAGGCATCCCCGaggccaaggccgaggagattGTCAAGAACATGAGGTCATCGAATCAGTACCAG GAGGATGTCTGGTcataa